From a single Octopus sinensis linkage group LG5, ASM634580v1, whole genome shotgun sequence genomic region:
- the LOC115211738 gene encoding eukaryotic elongation factor 2 kinase isoform X2 gives MPLYESESNFFLFPITDISDSESDNENSNVVQRKIEDDRPKALMSLRQRRLSKANGTLNLNYLKVKAAPEKYRSKAQRHWFTAFQKIKNLTDPWAKFHLEDLKIENVTRYRYNALKKRWSDDVVQVKVDSKSFNRGAMRQCFRLKKLSKFTHHGDWKHAQNYVAKRYLEDVDRSVYFEDVKLQMDAKLWGEEYNRHNPPKKVDIFQMYILEFHEREGNPLYHLEHFIEGDYIKYNSNSGYVVEDLRSTPQAFSHFTFERSGHEMIVVDIQGVGDLYTDPQIHTADGSEYGDGNLGTKGMALFFHSHCCNSICKSLKLSPFDLSSEEKRIQDLPVHIMTESPMTVVRGTEESVICGSPAEIHDFFSSGMHSPLSSNGGHSPFFSNGRHSPLSSNERHSPMSSNERHSPLNSSLSNDDEPMSFGSPIPCFRVSRMRYFSESENSMTEEEERLAFSEIAGRNHRPSCVNGKISLEKCNSHYEESWHILGMIHHEIAKYYELGRFKKDANSPVDWESAMYHEGHAAQLGNLDAISSLARIYLGLQRDILVDCPMGVDLDKGVDYMSNAAERGDRDAVLYMAKAYETGNNLGSYRTRSWEKAIDWYDKAIHSLMNDTSEMFDSTMHSPLHLLLAAQANIYNIGGFGVEKDPQKAGNLYCHYLTVLATLLRMSRLKWGN, from the exons ATGCCATTGTACGAGAGCGAAAGCAATTTTTTCCTGTTTCCAATAACTGATATCTCCGATTCTGAATCTGATAATGAAAACAGCAACGTTGTTCAAAGAAAGATTGAAGATGATCGCCCAAAAGCTCTTATGTCATTACGACAGCGAAGGCTATCGAAGGCTAATGGCACCCTCAATCTTAATTATTTGAAGGTGAAAGCTGCTCCTGAGAAATATCGAAGTAAAGCTCAACGCCACTGGTTCACTGCTTTTCAAAAGATCAAGAACCTCACTGATCCTTGGGCTAAATTCCACCTGGAAGATCTCAAAATTGAGAATGTTACAAGATATCGGTACAATGCATTGAAGAAAAGATGGTCTGATGATGTTGTGCAAGTGAAAGTTGATAGTAAG tcATTCAACCGAGGTGCTATGAGACAGTGTTTCCGACT GAAGAAGCTCTCCAAATTTACTCATCACGGTGACTGGAAACATGCTCAGAACTATGTTGCAAAGCGTTATTTGGAAGATGTTGACAGGAGTGTTTATTTTGAAGATGTCAAGCTGCAAATGGATGCTAAACTATGGGGAGAGGAATACAACAGACATAATCCaccaaaaaaa gtagacatcttccagatgtatattctTGAGTTTCATGAACGTGAGGGAAACCCTCTCTATCATCTTGAGCATTTCATCGAAGGTGATTACATCAAATATAATTCAAATTCGGGATATGTTGTTGAAGACTTACGTTCCACCCCACAG gCTTTCAGTCATTTTACATTTGAGCGTTCTGGCCATGAAATGATTGTGGTTGATATTCAGGGTGTTGGAGACCTTTATACTGATCCTCAAATACATACAGCTGATGGCAGTGAATATGGTGATGGCAATTTGGGTACAAAAGGAATGGCACTGTTTTTCCATTCCCACTGCTGCAATTCTATCTGCAAATCTCTGAAACTTTCACCATTTGATTTGTCATCTGAGGAGAAAAGAATTCAAGATCTGCCTGTCCATATTATG acTGAGTCTCCCATGACTGTTGTTCGTGGTACTGAAGAGTCAGTAATCTGTGGCTCACCTGCTGAAATCCATGATTTCTTCAGTTCGGGCATGCATTCTCCTTTGAGCAGTAATGGAGGGCATTCTCCTTTCTTCAGCAATGGAAGACATTCTCCTTTGTCCAGCAATGAAAGACATTCTCCTATGTCCAGCAATGAAAGACATTCTCCTTTGAACAGCAGCTTAAGTAACGATGATGAGCCAATGTCTTTTGGTAGTCCAATTCCATGTTTCAGAGTTTCACGGATGCGTTATTTTAGTGAATCTGAAAATTCTATGACAGag GAGGAAGAAAGACTTGCTTTTAGTGAAATTGCTGGTAGAAATCATCGTCCTTCATGTGTAAATGGTAAAATAAGCCTTGAAAAATGCAACAGTCATTATGAAGAATCTTGGCACATTCTTGGAAtg ATTCACCATGAAATTGCTAAATACTATGAACTGGGAAGATTTAAGAAAGATGCTAATTCTCCAGTTGACTGGGAGTCTGCTATGTATCATGAAGGACATGCAGCACAATTGGGCAATCTGGACGCTATTTCCTCTTTGGCCAGAATCTACCTTGGTCTCCAGAGGGATATTTTAGTCGACTGTCCTATGGGT GTTGACTTAGACAAAGGTGTTGATTATATGAGCAATGCTGCTGAAAGAGGAGATCGTGATGCTGTATTGTACATGGCAAAAGCTTACGAGACTGGAAATAATCTGGGATCTTACAG GACCAGGTCATGGGAAAAAGCAATCGACTGGTATGATAAAGCCATCCACAGTTTAATGAATGATACTTCTGAAATGTTTGATTCTACAATGCATAGCCCTTTGCATTTGTTACTTGCTGCACAAGCAAACATCTACAACATTGGAGGTTTTGGTGTTGAGAAAGACCCTCAGAAAGCAGGTAATTTATATTGTCACTATTTAACAGTATTAGCAACATTGTTGCGTATGAGTAGACTCAAGTG GGGGAATTGA
- the LOC115211738 gene encoding eukaryotic elongation factor 2 kinase isoform X1, translated as MPLYESESNFFLFPITDISDSESDNENSNVVQRKIEDDRPKALMSLRQRRLSKANGTLNLNYLKVKAAPEKYRSKAQRHWFTAFQKIKNLTDPWAKFHLEDLKIENVTRYRYNALKKRWSDDVVQVKVDSKSFNRGAMRQCFRLKKLSKFTHHGDWKHAQNYVAKRYLEDVDRSVYFEDVKLQMDAKLWGEEYNRHNPPKKVDIFQMYILEFHEREGNPLYHLEHFIEGDYIKYNSNSGYVVEDLRSTPQAFSHFTFERSGHEMIVVDIQGVGDLYTDPQIHTADGSEYGDGNLGTKGMALFFHSHCCNSICKSLKLSPFDLSSEEKRIQDLPVHIMTESPMTVVRGTEESVICGSPAEIHDFFSSGMHSPLSSNGGHSPFFSNGRHSPLSSNERHSPMSSNERHSPLNSSLSNDDEPMSFGSPIPCFRVSRMRYFSESENSMTEEEERLAFSEIAGRNHRPSCVNGKISLEKCNSHYEESWHILGMIHHEIAKYYELGRFKKDANSPVDWESAMYHEGHAAQLGNLDAISSLARIYLGLQRDILVDCPMGVDLDKGVDYMSNAAERGDRDAVLYMAKAYETGNNLGSYRTRSWEKAIDWYDKAIHSLMNDTSEMFDSTMHSPLHLLLAAQANIYNIGGFGVEKDPQKAGDLYTEAADAATEAMNGRMACHYYALAEEAWSQLEEEEEE; from the exons ATGCCATTGTACGAGAGCGAAAGCAATTTTTTCCTGTTTCCAATAACTGATATCTCCGATTCTGAATCTGATAATGAAAACAGCAACGTTGTTCAAAGAAAGATTGAAGATGATCGCCCAAAAGCTCTTATGTCATTACGACAGCGAAGGCTATCGAAGGCTAATGGCACCCTCAATCTTAATTATTTGAAGGTGAAAGCTGCTCCTGAGAAATATCGAAGTAAAGCTCAACGCCACTGGTTCACTGCTTTTCAAAAGATCAAGAACCTCACTGATCCTTGGGCTAAATTCCACCTGGAAGATCTCAAAATTGAGAATGTTACAAGATATCGGTACAATGCATTGAAGAAAAGATGGTCTGATGATGTTGTGCAAGTGAAAGTTGATAGTAAG tcATTCAACCGAGGTGCTATGAGACAGTGTTTCCGACT GAAGAAGCTCTCCAAATTTACTCATCACGGTGACTGGAAACATGCTCAGAACTATGTTGCAAAGCGTTATTTGGAAGATGTTGACAGGAGTGTTTATTTTGAAGATGTCAAGCTGCAAATGGATGCTAAACTATGGGGAGAGGAATACAACAGACATAATCCaccaaaaaaa gtagacatcttccagatgtatattctTGAGTTTCATGAACGTGAGGGAAACCCTCTCTATCATCTTGAGCATTTCATCGAAGGTGATTACATCAAATATAATTCAAATTCGGGATATGTTGTTGAAGACTTACGTTCCACCCCACAG gCTTTCAGTCATTTTACATTTGAGCGTTCTGGCCATGAAATGATTGTGGTTGATATTCAGGGTGTTGGAGACCTTTATACTGATCCTCAAATACATACAGCTGATGGCAGTGAATATGGTGATGGCAATTTGGGTACAAAAGGAATGGCACTGTTTTTCCATTCCCACTGCTGCAATTCTATCTGCAAATCTCTGAAACTTTCACCATTTGATTTGTCATCTGAGGAGAAAAGAATTCAAGATCTGCCTGTCCATATTATG acTGAGTCTCCCATGACTGTTGTTCGTGGTACTGAAGAGTCAGTAATCTGTGGCTCACCTGCTGAAATCCATGATTTCTTCAGTTCGGGCATGCATTCTCCTTTGAGCAGTAATGGAGGGCATTCTCCTTTCTTCAGCAATGGAAGACATTCTCCTTTGTCCAGCAATGAAAGACATTCTCCTATGTCCAGCAATGAAAGACATTCTCCTTTGAACAGCAGCTTAAGTAACGATGATGAGCCAATGTCTTTTGGTAGTCCAATTCCATGTTTCAGAGTTTCACGGATGCGTTATTTTAGTGAATCTGAAAATTCTATGACAGag GAGGAAGAAAGACTTGCTTTTAGTGAAATTGCTGGTAGAAATCATCGTCCTTCATGTGTAAATGGTAAAATAAGCCTTGAAAAATGCAACAGTCATTATGAAGAATCTTGGCACATTCTTGGAAtg ATTCACCATGAAATTGCTAAATACTATGAACTGGGAAGATTTAAGAAAGATGCTAATTCTCCAGTTGACTGGGAGTCTGCTATGTATCATGAAGGACATGCAGCACAATTGGGCAATCTGGACGCTATTTCCTCTTTGGCCAGAATCTACCTTGGTCTCCAGAGGGATATTTTAGTCGACTGTCCTATGGGT GTTGACTTAGACAAAGGTGTTGATTATATGAGCAATGCTGCTGAAAGAGGAGATCGTGATGCTGTATTGTACATGGCAAAAGCTTACGAGACTGGAAATAATCTGGGATCTTACAG GACCAGGTCATGGGAAAAAGCAATCGACTGGTATGATAAAGCCATCCACAGTTTAATGAATGATACTTCTGAAATGTTTGATTCTACAATGCATAGCCCTTTGCATTTGTTACTTGCTGCACAAGCAAACATCTACAACATTGGAGGTTTTGGTGTTGAGAAAGACCCTCAGAAAGCAG GGGACTTATACACTGAAGCAGCTGATGCGGCAACAGAAGCAATGAATGGTAGAATGGCTTGTCATTATTATGCTTTGGCTGAAGAAGCTTGGAGccagttggaggaggaggaggaagagtag